In Haloarcula halophila, the genomic window CCGCTTTTCCGCGTGATTCGCCAATTATGACCGATGCGACGCCGACAGCTACTCAAGGGGGTTACAGCGGTCGGGACAGCGTCGGTCGCCGGCTGTCTCTCGGAGTCGAACGTCGTCCTGAACGCGCCGGCCGACCGCCAGTTCGACAGCGAGGATCTCCCGTACCCCGCCCACGGGCAGGCGTTTCCGCATTTCTCGCTCCCGAACCCGCTCTCGGACGAGACGATCGGGACCGAACAGCTGGACGAGACGCTGCTGGTCACCGGCTTCTTTGCGACCTGTCCGGCCGAATGTGTCCAGCTCATCGGCCAGCTGGTCGGTGTCCAGCACGGGGTCGTCGAGGAGGGGCTGGCCGATTCGGTCCGATTTCTGGCCATCACCTTCGACCCGGAACGGGACGACACCGAGGCGCTCCGGGAGTACGCCGACCGGATGGGTGTCGACCGCGACGCCGGCAACTGGGAGTTCCTCCGTCCTCCCGACCCGGCGGCGGCAGAGCGCGTCGTCGACGAGCAACTCGGCATCACGTACGAGCGCGTCAGCGAGAGCAGCAGGGTCGATGGGTACGACTTCAATCACCTCTCGCTGACCTTCCTCATCAACCCCGAGGGGTACGTCGAGCGCGCCTACCGTACCTCCCAGCCGGACGCCGAGCAGGTGCTCGCGGACACCCGAACGGTCGTCCAGCGCTCGGGGTGACCGGTATGCGTCGTCGCCACCTCCTCGCCGCCATCGGCGGGACCGCCGCCGTGGGCACGGGAACTCTCTACGTCCGACCGTGGCGGTCAGGGAACGAGAGCGCTGCGCCGGTCACCGTCGAGACGCTCGACGCACCCGGTAGCGACGCGGGGACGGTCACCGTGCCGCCGGCCGACGGCCCGCTGGTGCTAGAGTTCTTCGCCACGACCTGTTCGACGTGTGCCGACCAGATGGCGGTGCTCGCGGACGCGTATCGCCGCGCGGACGACTCGGTCCCGTTCCTGTCGGTGACGAGCGAACCGGTCGGCCTCTCGGTCAGCCGGGCTGACGTGCGCGAGTGGTGGCGGACCCACGACGGGGGTTGGCCCGTCGGCCTCGACGACGGGACGGCGCTCGCCCAGCGGTACGACGCGACGCGGGTGCCGACGACGCTCGTGCTCGACGAGGGGATCGCGTGGCGACACACCGGCCCCTTCGACGTCGACGCTCTCCTTGCGGCTATCCGGGCGGTGACCGACGGATGAGCCCGGGCGTGACGCTCGCGTTCGCGTTCGGCGCTGGGTTGACGACGTTCGCTGCCCCCTGTGTGTTTCCGTTGCTCCCGGGCTACGTCGGCTACTACGCCGACCAGCATGGCGGCCGGGGAACGACGCGACCACTACAACAGGGACTGGCGGCGGCCGCGGGCGTGCTCGTCGTCTTCGCGGCGCTGACGGCCGCCGTCTACATCCTCGACAGCCGCGTAGTGTCGTCGCTCGACGGACTGGAACCCGTGGCAGGCGGCCTTCTGATAGTGCTCGGTGCCGTCACGCTTACCGGCTACGCGCCATCGATACACGTCGCGCTCCCGGAGCACCGAGACACGTCGCTGGGTCTGTTCCTCTTCGGTGGCGTCTACGCCGTCGCCGCCGCGGGGTGTACCGTGCCGATACTGCTGGCGGTGGTCGCACAGGCGTTCGCGGTGGCACCGCTCCCGGGTGCCGTGGTTCTCTCGATGTACGCGGTGGGCGTGGCGCTCCCGATGGTCGTGGCCACCGTCGCCGTGGGGTACGGGTCCGACATGCTAACCGGCGGCGCGGGCGTCTCCGGCTCCACGCTCACGCGTGTCGCGGGGGGTATCATGCTGGTCGCGGGTGCGGTACAGGTGCTGGCTGGGCTACCGCTCGAACTGTTGTAATTCTGTGCCGACCGACGGGCGTCGACGCGTCGACAATCGTGATACTGTCAGCCGCAGTCGGTTGCAGGCCTACCTACTGGGCCGTCGCCACGAGGAGGAATGTCTCGGGGCGGTCGGCCTCGAACTCGATGGTAAAGCTGCC contains:
- a CDS encoding SCO family protein, whose product is MRRRQLLKGVTAVGTASVAGCLSESNVVLNAPADRQFDSEDLPYPAHGQAFPHFSLPNPLSDETIGTEQLDETLLVTGFFATCPAECVQLIGQLVGVQHGVVEEGLADSVRFLAITFDPERDDTEALREYADRMGVDRDAGNWEFLRPPDPAAAERVVDEQLGITYERVSESSRVDGYDFNHLSLTFLINPEGYVERAYRTSQPDAEQVLADTRTVVQRSG
- a CDS encoding TlpA family protein disulfide reductase, with translation MRRRHLLAAIGGTAAVGTGTLYVRPWRSGNESAAPVTVETLDAPGSDAGTVTVPPADGPLVLEFFATTCSTCADQMAVLADAYRRADDSVPFLSVTSEPVGLSVSRADVREWWRTHDGGWPVGLDDGTALAQRYDATRVPTTLVLDEGIAWRHTGPFDVDALLAAIRAVTDG
- a CDS encoding cytochrome c biogenesis CcdA family protein: MSPGVTLAFAFGAGLTTFAAPCVFPLLPGYVGYYADQHGGRGTTRPLQQGLAAAAGVLVVFAALTAAVYILDSRVVSSLDGLEPVAGGLLIVLGAVTLTGYAPSIHVALPEHRDTSLGLFLFGGVYAVAAAGCTVPILLAVVAQAFAVAPLPGAVVLSMYAVGVALPMVVATVAVGYGSDMLTGGAGVSGSTLTRVAGGIMLVAGAVQVLAGLPLELL